The genomic window GTTTTGCCTTTGCCTATGGCTACAAAAAGCTGAACAGCGCCAACGCCAAGGACTTCTTCCACAAGTTCCTCCACGTGGCTCCTTTCCCGGTCAAACATATCCAAACGGACAACGGCGACGAGTTTGAAAAGAACTTCCGCGTCGATATCCGTGCCAGCCCGATCATTCACTTCCACAACTACCCGCGCCATCCCCAAAGTAATGGCCATATCGAACGCTTTAACCGCACGGTCGAAGAACAACATATCCAATGGCATGAGGATGAGCTCCTCAGCGATGACCTCACGGAGTTCAACCATAACTTGATGGAATACCTTGTCTGGTTCAACACCGAAAAACCCCACCGCTCGCTTAACAAAAAACCGCCTTTGCGCTATTATATCGATTCGCTACATGCAAATAACAAAAAGTCCAATATGTTATGGACTCTTACACCTGCTTGACTTTTTTACGCTTTATTCATAAAATAGAAAAAAGGAGATCCTCCAATACCAGGGCAGGATAAACAGCTGGAACGCGGCGAGGCTGGATATAAAAGGCTAAAAACTATTTCCCGAACAATATGAACATACGTCAGAAAATCCATATGGACAAGCTTGCGGGAAAACCTGTGGCGCTTGTCTTGAATGTGGTTGCGCGCTTGCTGTCCGTGATCCTTAGACGCGACCATACGCTTCATGCTAATTTCCGGCGGATCGTGATCTGCAAATTCGTCGGCTTGGGCAGTATCATCCAGTTAACGCCGTTCATCCGGACCTTGCGCGCGAACTATCCAGAAGCGCAGATTGCTTTTGTGACCTCGGAATCCAACCGCGAACTGGCGGAGCGGCTCGGTCTGATCGATACCGTTATTACCGTGAACGATACAGCAGGCTTGTTCCCTCTCCTTTTCACCGCAGCACGGACATTGTTTCGCCTTTGGGGCTTTAGAGCCGAAATGTACATGGATTTCGAGCTTTTTTCCAATTTCAGCAGCGTTCTTGCGACCATGAGCTGCGCCAGGAACCGCATTGGATTCTTCAAGAGCTCCTTCGCCTACCGCTCCGGGATTTACAATTACCTGATCTATTTTAACATGAAAGCACCGGTGTCCGAGGTGTTTTTGCAGAGCGCGAGGCTGTTGGGGTGCAAGGTCATCATCCGCGAACTCCACAAGATTGAAGTCCGGGAAAAGGACCTCGCCGCTCTCAAAGCGGTCCTCCCCTTTGATCCCCACAAAAAATTTATTGTGGTCAATGCCAATGCTTCCGACCTCCGCGTGGAGCGGCGCTGGGACGGAGCCAGTTTCGCGCAGCTCATGGAAAAAATAGTGGAGGCCTTTCCCGATCGCCGGATTGTGCTTTCCGGCGTCAAATCCGAGGCCGCCTATACGTCCGAGATTCGCAACATGGTCCGCGAGCCCTTTCGCGAACGTATCGACGACCTCTCTGGCAAACTCACCCTGGGCGCGTTCATCGCGCTCCTCGACAACGCGGAGCTGCTGATCTCCAATGACACGGGCCCCATGCATATCGCCTTCGCGCTCAGGAAGAGGACGGTTACCCTCTGGGGGCCGGGCCTCCCGCTGCAGTATGGCGATGCCGTGAACTCCATCTCCATCCACAAGAACCTTTACTGCAGTCCATGCATCTACGAATTCGACATTCCGCCTTGCAAAGGCGACAACCAATGCATGAAGGCCATTTCTGTAGATGACGTGTTGGCGGCGGTCCGCGTCGCTATCACCAGCGCGCCGGTGGGGCGTGCAGTGGAAAGCAGCATGATCTACACCCGGGACGAAGGCCATTATCCCCTGGGGGTCGTAATCAAGTGATTCCATTTTGCAACTCCCATCATCCCTGTTTTCAGGTGGCACGTATCTGTCATCCAAGTGCCAGGCTGCACGCCTTGGTTCACATTGGGCGCTGCCTGCCAGACCATGTCCGTCTCTCCCACGCGCAACGCGCAGTTCTTGACCATCCATCTCCGGAGGAATTATCATGAAACGAAATCCCGGTTGGTTCAGAAAGTTCCTGTTCAAGGGCATCAGCCGCATTTATCTGGGAAAACCCGAGCAGGCCGAGTTCCTGGCCACTCGTTACGCAACGGTCGGTTCCATTGTCAAGGAAGGAATAAACCAGTTCTGCTACTTGGCGCGTTCCACCCGTTCCCCGGGCATCACCAGCATCCAGATCGAACCCACCAACCGCTGCAACATGAAATGTTCGATGTGCCCGGTCAACAACGGCATGGTCAGGCCCCGCGGCGACATGGATTTCGACCTGTTCAAGAAGATCGTGGACGAGAATCCGAGCATTGGCTTCTACCTGCTCATGAATTGGGGGGAACCGCTGCTGCATCCGAAGATTTTCGACATGGTGCGTTATATCCGCTCCAAGGGAGGACGGCCATTCTTTACCACCAATGGTGTGCTGCTGACGGAACAGGCCATGCGGGAAGTTATGGAAAGCGGCCTGGACCGGCTCACCATCTCCCTGGATGGCATGGGGAAAACCTACGAGCAAATCCGCGGACGGCCCTATGCCGAGATCAAGGAGCGGGTCAAAAAGCTTCTGCAGCTGCGCGATTCCTTTGAAAGCCCCATGGGGATTGATGTCAATCTGGTGGTATTCGACGAGACTGAAAGTGATGTTGATGCCTTTATAAAAGAATGGCGCCCGCTGGTGGACCGTGTGCAGATCCAGCCGAAGATCGAATTTTCGGGGAAACGGAAAACCCGCTGCAAGGAACCGTGGCGCGGAAATATCATCGTGCTTTGGGACGGTACGGTGGTGCCCTGCTGCGTGGATTACGAGGGAAAGCTGGCTCTGGGCAATGTGCGGGAAAAGTCCTTGAAGGAGATCGTGAATGACAAGCCTGCCCGCGCCCTGCGCGCGCTTCATAACCAGTACAAGTTCACCGGCCCTTGCGAGACCTGCAGCGAGTACGAAACCCCACTGATCCATCCGCGGTTTGATTGAGTCCCTGCGGATGTCAACGCTGAATTACAGCATCTTGGATCGGTTGATTTAAATCCAGATATGTATATTATAGTTTTTTTTGTAAAAATATCTGAACTTTCAGTTCTGTCGTCCCAAACGGTTCATCAGTTTCCAGAAACGGCCGTTGTTGGATGAAGACCAGGCATGTCCTCTCGGCGGCAGGTCGCGCAAAAGGATGGTGCGGTAGCCGTTTTGGCGATAGATCCGTTCCGAATCGATGCAGATGCGGATCAAATCGGGATAATCGCCGAGATTGTAGCAATAAACTACCCCGAATTGCGGCCCTTTAACAACAGGAGGCAGATTCTCTCCCTTCTGGTTGACATAGGCCTGGGAATGGGAAATGATGGCGTTGTAGAAGTGGGGGCGGCGGTTGGCTAAATAATGGCTCATTCCGGCCCCGGCCGAGAGACCGGCCAGGAAAACCCGGCGGGGATCGACCGTGTAATGGGCAATCACCGTATCGATGATCTTTTCGATGCCGTCAACTTCTTTGTCAATCTGCCAGCCTACGGCGCTACAGCCCAGGAAAGTGTACTCATACCTGGCGGTCGGAACGAGAAGGATGATGCCGCGGTTACGGCAAAATTGGATCAAACTAGTTT from Candidatus Aminicenantes bacterium includes these protein-coding regions:
- a CDS encoding integrase core domain-containing protein; translation: RLAVRQKKSEKKLRRKDYVPQNAGDLVQIDSITFFLDNIKRYVISAVDLVTGFAFAYGYKKLNSANAKDFFHKFLHVAPFPVKHIQTDNGDEFEKNFRVDIRASPIIHFHNYPRHPQSNGHIERFNRTVEEQHIQWHEDELLSDDLTEFNHNLMEYLVWFNTEKPHRSLNKKPPLRYYIDSLHANNKKSNMLWTLTPA
- a CDS encoding glycosyltransferase family 9 protein; the protein is MDKLAGKPVALVLNVVARLLSVILRRDHTLHANFRRIVICKFVGLGSIIQLTPFIRTLRANYPEAQIAFVTSESNRELAERLGLIDTVITVNDTAGLFPLLFTAARTLFRLWGFRAEMYMDFELFSNFSSVLATMSCARNRIGFFKSSFAYRSGIYNYLIYFNMKAPVSEVFLQSARLLGCKVIIRELHKIEVREKDLAALKAVLPFDPHKKFIVVNANASDLRVERRWDGASFAQLMEKIVEAFPDRRIVLSGVKSEAAYTSEIRNMVREPFRERIDDLSGKLTLGAFIALLDNAELLISNDTGPMHIAFALRKRTVTLWGPGLPLQYGDAVNSISIHKNLYCSPCIYEFDIPPCKGDNQCMKAISVDDVLAAVRVAITSAPVGRAVESSMIYTRDEGHYPLGVVIK
- a CDS encoding radical SAM protein gives rise to the protein MKRNPGWFRKFLFKGISRIYLGKPEQAEFLATRYATVGSIVKEGINQFCYLARSTRSPGITSIQIEPTNRCNMKCSMCPVNNGMVRPRGDMDFDLFKKIVDENPSIGFYLLMNWGEPLLHPKIFDMVRYIRSKGGRPFFTTNGVLLTEQAMREVMESGLDRLTISLDGMGKTYEQIRGRPYAEIKERVKKLLQLRDSFESPMGIDVNLVVFDETESDVDAFIKEWRPLVDRVQIQPKIEFSGKRKTRCKEPWRGNIIVLWDGTVVPCCVDYEGKLALGNVREKSLKEIVNDKPARALRALHNQYKFTGPCETCSEYETPLIHPRFD
- a CDS encoding prolyl oligopeptidase family serine peptidase; this translates as MNRSWLGLFLISFAFNACNSFQPAKTLETPYPVVDDSGNSRDYRLFLPATRYGKLPLLVYFHGVISPGFKNIPSLKKYTGSPIEETSLIQFCRNRGIILLVPTARYEYTFLGCSAVGWQIDKEVDGIEKIIDTVIAHYTVDPRRVFLAGLSAGAGMSHYLANRRPHFYNAIISHSQAYVNQKGENLPPVVKGPQFGVVYCYNLGDYPDLIRICIDSERIYRQNGYRTILLRDLPPRGHAWSSSNNGRFWKLMNRLGRQN